Proteins encoded within one genomic window of Actinomycetota bacterium:
- a CDS encoding prolyl oligopeptidase family serine peptidase, giving the protein MARTRPPLRSPQRGRVRIGVAVTALALAVGPARAAIPEAVPDLPVLGPQTPVGSIVTAPADSAAPTLKTIDGDISDWTGDITRLGGTSIYSRGEFVYQDFLMDAWGADDGADAQRLQTLKPAAETEPRTYRVDALIQAAGDQFGAPAPFGAQVHYGDAVPPPELRNQADIEEVRVAADPERLLFLARTSGMTQSPATAALILLDTEPGGSYAAPGLASTKAEWAFLVAGDKVLSAAYRGAAATFDCAFPCLPSGFEVATNPGQAGADNEYDNAIEVSISRAALAQDSALPTSIGVGVATGVVDSTTEPTGLARVATGDGKSDLLNVAFRNEPARVRMDQEQALALHDGTIDRFMATVDLGKLAGGCTQTFRPRPGYYERIYLSHSAVNREAETDGSFQGAFQPYGLYVPMSYRPGTPNPATYWLHFNGGRGNDAAAWVPGIIRQLGEDRGNIVISPNGRGTGSAFVGRAHEDFLEVWDDAMAWVNIDPDRVFLSGYSMGGFGAYLIGLLYPDRFAAAFPTSGTTVAGPPDVFRIAEGGDEAPLDLINILENARNLPYVMYHGGNDELIPVTNAVLAGARLAQLGYQYRLYAFPGYEHYSFAIVDEWKAAARYLDGFRRDPDPARVTYRVWPALEHVVETESMPSGATIDYNFDGAYWIDELRARDGDPADPKTFGSIDAQTLGRGARQVLGLPEAGTVELGQFTPFVMTGMRWASAGAIAPSNAFSVTLANIADGRLDVARMGLGTAAPITATVTTDGPTTLRLAGTWADPPTVTGAPGSLYENGELAVSFSAAGTYALAIQP; this is encoded by the coding sequence ATGGCGCGGACTCGGCCACCACTTCGTTCACCGCAACGGGGAAGGGTCCGCATCGGCGTCGCAGTCACCGCGCTTGCGCTTGCCGTAGGACCGGCGCGCGCGGCGATCCCGGAGGCCGTCCCCGATCTCCCGGTTCTCGGTCCTCAAACGCCGGTCGGCTCCATCGTCACCGCCCCTGCGGACTCCGCGGCGCCGACGCTCAAGACGATCGACGGGGACATCTCCGACTGGACGGGCGACATCACGCGCCTCGGCGGCACATCCATCTATTCGCGCGGAGAGTTCGTCTACCAAGACTTCCTGATGGACGCGTGGGGAGCCGACGACGGCGCCGACGCGCAGCGCCTCCAAACACTCAAGCCTGCGGCCGAGACCGAGCCGCGCACGTATCGAGTGGACGCGCTGATCCAAGCGGCCGGGGATCAGTTCGGGGCTCCGGCGCCGTTCGGCGCGCAGGTCCACTACGGCGACGCGGTCCCTCCGCCGGAACTTCGAAACCAGGCCGACATCGAGGAGGTTCGCGTCGCAGCCGACCCGGAACGTTTGCTCTTTCTGGCGCGCACGAGCGGAATGACGCAGAGCCCCGCCACGGCCGCGCTGATCCTTCTCGACACAGAGCCGGGCGGCTCCTACGCGGCGCCGGGCCTAGCGTCGACCAAAGCGGAATGGGCTTTCCTGGTTGCCGGGGACAAGGTGTTGAGCGCGGCCTACCGGGGAGCCGCCGCAACCTTCGATTGCGCATTCCCCTGCCTGCCGTCCGGGTTCGAAGTCGCGACAAACCCCGGCCAGGCGGGCGCCGACAACGAGTACGACAACGCGATCGAGGTTTCCATCTCGCGGGCCGCGCTTGCGCAGGACTCCGCGTTGCCGACCTCGATCGGCGTCGGCGTCGCAACCGGGGTCGTGGATTCCACGACCGAGCCGACCGGCCTCGCGCGCGTGGCGACCGGGGATGGGAAGTCGGATCTTCTCAATGTGGCGTTCCGCAACGAGCCCGCGCGCGTCCGAATGGATCAGGAGCAAGCGCTCGCGTTGCACGACGGGACCATCGATCGCTTCATGGCGACGGTTGACCTCGGCAAGCTCGCGGGCGGCTGCACCCAGACCTTCCGTCCCCGACCCGGTTACTACGAACGGATCTATCTTTCTCACTCCGCGGTTAACCGCGAGGCGGAGACCGACGGGTCCTTCCAGGGCGCCTTCCAACCCTACGGGCTGTACGTGCCGATGAGCTATCGGCCCGGCACGCCCAATCCTGCCACCTACTGGCTGCACTTCAACGGTGGACGGGGAAACGATGCGGCCGCCTGGGTTCCCGGGATCATTCGCCAGCTCGGCGAGGATCGCGGCAACATCGTGATCTCCCCGAACGGACGCGGCACCGGGAGCGCCTTCGTGGGCCGGGCCCACGAAGACTTCCTCGAGGTTTGGGACGACGCAATGGCTTGGGTCAACATCGACCCCGATCGCGTGTTCCTGTCGGGCTACTCCATGGGCGGCTTCGGCGCGTACCTGATCGGCCTGCTCTACCCGGACCGGTTCGCGGCGGCGTTCCCGACATCGGGGACCACCGTCGCCGGGCCGCCGGATGTGTTTCGCATTGCCGAGGGCGGCGACGAGGCTCCGCTGGACCTCATCAACATTCTGGAGAACGCGCGAAACCTCCCCTACGTCATGTACCACGGCGGCAACGACGAACTGATTCCGGTTACGAACGCCGTTCTCGCGGGCGCGCGCTTGGCGCAACTCGGCTACCAGTACCGCCTCTACGCGTTCCCCGGATACGAGCACTACTCGTTCGCGATCGTGGACGAGTGGAAGGCGGCCGCGCGCTACCTCGATGGATTCCGACGCGATCCGGATCCGGCGCGCGTGACCTACCGAGTGTGGCCGGCGCTGGAACACGTTGTCGAGACCGAGAGCATGCCGTCGGGCGCGACCATCGATTACAACTTCGACGGTGCTTACTGGATCGACGAGTTGCGCGCGCGCGACGGGGATCCTGCAGATCCGAAAACCTTCGGCAGCATCGACGCGCAGACCCTCGGGCGAGGTGCTCGACAAGTCCTCGGGCTCCCGGAAGCGGGAACCGTTGAACTCGGCCAGTTCACGCCGTTCGTGATGACCGGCATGCGTTGGGCGAGCGCCGGCGCGATCGCCCCTTCAAACGCTTTCTCTGTCACGCTCGCCAACATCGCGGACGGTCGGCTGGACGTGGCTCGGATGGGATTAGGAACTGCCGCGCCGATCACGGCGACCGTGACCACCGACGGACCTACCACGCTCCGACTCGCCGGCACGTGGGCCGACCCGCCAACAGTGACCGGAGCCCCCGGCTCTCTCTACGAAAACGGAGAACTCGCGGTTTCTTTCTCCGCAGCCGGCACGTACGCCCTCGCGATCCAGCCATAG
- a CDS encoding VOC family protein, with protein sequence MDQESAAEKGVLLSQSEQDRRIDYIEFPAPDVAAAKQFFSAVFGWEFTDYGPDYTSFVDGRLAGGFTTEGVVAAGGPLVVLYATDLETIKTSVATQGGAITKETFEFPGGRRFHFRDPNGNELAVWTDR encoded by the coding sequence GTGGACCAGGAGAGCGCGGCCGAGAAAGGTGTGCTGTTGAGCCAATCAGAGCAGGATCGACGGATCGACTACATCGAGTTCCCGGCCCCCGACGTGGCGGCCGCCAAGCAGTTCTTCTCCGCAGTGTTCGGCTGGGAATTCACAGACTACGGTCCGGACTACACGAGTTTCGTCGACGGCAGGCTTGCCGGAGGATTCACAACGGAAGGAGTTGTTGCGGCGGGCGGCCCTCTCGTTGTGCTCTACGCGACCGACCTCGAAACCATCAAGACGAGCGTCGCGACACAAGGAGGCGCGATCACGAAGGAAACCTTCGAGTTCCCCGGCGGCCGGCGCTTCCACTTCCGCGATCCCAACGGCAACGAACTGGCGGTATGGACCGACCGGTGA